A window of Xiphophorus hellerii strain 12219 chromosome 19, Xiphophorus_hellerii-4.1, whole genome shotgun sequence contains these coding sequences:
- the srp54 gene encoding signal recognition particle subunit SRP54, giving the protein MVLADLGRKITSALRSLSNATIINEEVLNAMLKEVCAALLEADVNIKLVKQLRENVKSAIDLEEMASGLNKRRMIQHAVFKELVKLVDPGVKAWTPTKGKNNVIMFVGLQGSGKTTTCSKLAYYYQRKGWKTCLICADTFRAGAFDQLKQNATKARIPFYGSYTEMDPVVIAAEGVEKFKGENFEIIIVDTSGRHKQEDSLFEEMLQVSNAVQPDNIVYVMDASIGQACEAQAKAFKDKVDVASVIVTKLDGHAKGGGALSAVAATRSPIIFIGTGEHIDDFEPFKTQPFISKLLGMGDIEGLIDRVNELKLDDNEELIDKLKHGQFTLRDMYEQFQNIMKMGPFGQIMGMIPGFGTDFMSKGNEQESMARLKKLMTIMDSMNDQELDSKDGAKLFSKQPNRIQRVARGSGVATRDVQELLTQYTKFAQMVKKMGGIKGLFKGGDMSKNVNPSQMAKLNQQMAKMMDPRVLHHMGGMAGLQSMMRQFQQGAAGNMKGMMGFNNM; this is encoded by the exons ATGGTGCTGGCCGACCTGGGAAGGAAGATCACCTCGGCGCTGAGGTCACTCAGCAACGCCACCATCATCAATGAAGAG gtgTTGAACGCCATGTTGAAGGAGGTGTGTGCTGCTCTCCTGGAGGCAGACGTTAACATCAAACTGGTCAAACAACTGAGGGAAAACGTCAA GTCCGCCATAGACCTGGAGGAGATGGCCTCAGGCCTGAACAAGAGGAGGATGATCCAACACGCTGTGTTCAAGGAGCTGGTGAAG CTGGTCGATCCCGGCGTGAAGGCCTGGACTCCGACCAAAGGCAAGAACAACGTCATCATGTTTGTTGGTCTGCAAGGCAGTGGCAAAACTACAACCTGCTCCAAG CTCGCTTATTATTACCAGAGAAAAGGCTGGAAGACCTGCCTGATCTGCGCCGACACCTTCAGAGCAG GTGCCTTCGATCAGCTCAAACAAAACGCCACCAAAGCCAGAATACCTTTTTATGGCAG TTACACTGAGATGGATCCTGTGGTGATCGCCGCAGAAGGCGTCGAGAAATTCAAAGGCGAAAACTTTGAGATCATCATCGTGGACACAAGTGGAAGACACAAACAGGAGGATTCGCTGTTTGAGGAGATGCTGCAAGTCTCCAACGCAGTG CAACCTGATAACATTGTGTACGTGATGGATGCTTCCATCGGTCAGGCCTGCGAAGCCCAGGCTAAAGCTTTCAAAGACAAAGTGGACGTAGCGTCGGTCATCGTCACAAAGCTAGATGGACACGCCAAAGGAGGCGGAGCTTTGAGCGC TGTGGCGGCCACCAGGAGTCCCATCATCTTCATCGGAACAGGGGAACACATCGACGACTTCGAGCCGTTTAAGACTCAGCCTTTCATCAGCAAACTGCTGG GAATGGGTGATATTGAAGGACTGATCGACAGAGTGAACGAGCTAAAGCTGGATGACAACGAGGAGCTGATAGACAAACTGAAACATG GTCAGTTCACGCTCAGGGACATGTACGAGCAGTTCCAGAACATCATGAAGATGGGGCCCTTCGGACAAATTATG GGTATGATTCCCGGTTTTGGTACAGATTTCATGAGTAAAGGAAACGAACAGGAATCAATGGCCAGATTGAAGAAACTCATGACCATCATGGACAGCATGAATGACCAGG AACTGGACAGTAAAGATGGGGCGAAGCTGTTCAGTAAGCAGCCCAACCGGATCCAGAGAGTGGCCCGTGGATCTGGAGTTGCCACCAGAGACGTTCAGGAGTTACTCACTCAGTACACTAAGTTTGCTCAGATGGTGAAGAAGATGGGAGGCATCAAAGGACTATTCAAAG GAGGAGACATGTCCAAAAACGTGAACCCATCTCAGATGGCCAAACTGAACCAGCAGATGGCCAAAATGATGGACCCTCGGGTCCTGCATCATATGG GGGGCATGGCTGGCCTTCAGTCCATGATGCGTCAGTTCCAGCAAGGAGCCGCCGGCAACATGAAAGGCATGATGGGATTTAACAACATGTGA
- the haus2 gene encoding HAUS augmin-like complex subunit 2: MHQWDLSPFSVTPAASLLSRCVSVGAASQDEIDSAFSEPSPVFSARLREAEELIRKQKRLDEVQLQLELLKVDEQSADVAHGFHLSQKNEKLQLLGNHLQGVLREHKVLRQRLMRPLARTNLPVLAHLHASVVDSIRLMMDFIGCLEEKLRSTHNRTTRTDSLALLDNSLALLLTMASESEMLFHRIQQWRSISCSRPGASEAQTGSELSAS, from the exons ATGCATCAGTGGGATTTGTCTCCGTTCTCTGTGACTCCGGCCGCGAGTTTGCTGTCCAGATGTGTCTCTGTGGGAGCCGCATCCCAG GATGAAATCGACTCGGCCTTTTCTGAGCCGAGTCCCGTTTTCTCGGCCCGCCTGCGTGAGGCAGAAGAGCTCATCAGAAAGCAGAAGCGGCTGGATGAG GTGCAGCTGCAGTTGGAGCTGTTGAAGGTGGATGAACAAAGTGCTGACGTCGCCCACGGATTCCACCTCA GTCAGAAGAATGAGAAGCTGCAGTTGCTTGGTAACCACCTCCAGGGCGTCCTGAGGGAGCACAAGGTTCTAAGACAGAGGCTGATGCGACCGCTGGCTCGCACCAACCTACCAGTCCTGGCTCACCTGCACGC CTCTGTGGTGGACTCCATCAGGCTGATGATGGACTTCATAGGGTGTCTGGAGGAGAAGCTGAGATCTACCCACAACCGAACCACCAGAACCGACTCTCTCGCCCTGCTG GATAATTCGCTCGCCCTCCTGCTGACTATGGCTTCAGAATCGGAGATGTTGTTCCACAGGATTCAGCAGTGGAGGTCGATCAGCTGCAGCCGCCCAGGAGCGTCTGAGGCACAGACTGGTTCTGAGCTGTCTGCTTCCTGA